The following proteins are co-located in the Nocardioides piscis genome:
- a CDS encoding resuscitation-promoting factor has product MRSTSSPAHNRFRGVAASTAAAALTFTLAPGAAAAQAPTTADDQVTVRLKVASEPAMEVAVEPRIWPSRLMASQGVVVDGNDLVEVVRDGREVSGPKKRVREGDTVRLVDVEKRRKTKRRSVPAGVVEVPTTELAPGRRKVVREGKAGVRRLRAVRTIHNGEPVNYRVVRRTTIRPPQPRRVLVGRQPWSVRGADGLNWSALARCESGGNPRAVNPAGYYGLYQFNVATWGSVGGSGMPHHASSSEQTYRAKLLYKSRGRSPWPTCGRLL; this is encoded by the coding sequence GTGCGTTCCACCTCGAGTCCTGCCCACAACCGTTTCCGTGGCGTCGCCGCGAGCACAGCCGCAGCCGCCTTGACCTTCACCCTGGCGCCCGGCGCTGCCGCGGCGCAGGCGCCGACGACAGCCGACGACCAGGTCACGGTCCGCCTGAAGGTCGCCAGCGAGCCTGCGATGGAGGTCGCCGTCGAGCCTCGGATCTGGCCCAGTCGGCTGATGGCCAGTCAGGGCGTCGTCGTCGATGGCAACGACCTCGTCGAGGTCGTCCGTGACGGTCGGGAGGTCAGTGGGCCCAAGAAGCGAGTGCGTGAGGGTGACACCGTCCGGCTGGTCGACGTGGAGAAGCGACGCAAGACCAAGCGCAGGTCGGTCCCGGCCGGGGTCGTGGAGGTCCCCACCACCGAGCTGGCCCCCGGGCGTCGCAAGGTCGTCCGAGAGGGGAAGGCCGGCGTCCGGCGACTCCGCGCTGTGCGCACGATCCACAACGGTGAGCCGGTGAACTACCGCGTCGTACGGCGTACGACGATCCGCCCGCCACAGCCCAGGCGGGTGCTCGTCGGCCGTCAGCCCTGGTCCGTTCGTGGAGCGGACGGCCTGAACTGGTCCGCTCTCGCCCGTTGCGAGTCGGGCGGCAACCCCCGGGCGGTGAACCCGGCGGGCTACTACGGCCTCTACCAGTTCAACGTCGCGACGTGGGGCAGCGTCGGCGGCTCCGGGATGCCGCACCACGCGTCGTCCAGCGAGCAGACCTACCGCGCGAAGCTCCTCTACAAGTCCCGCGGCCGCTCCCCCTGGCCCACCTGCGGCCGGCTGCTCTGA